In the Podospora pseudocomata strain CBS 415.72m chromosome 5, whole genome shotgun sequence genome, one interval contains:
- a CDS encoding hypothetical protein (MEROPS:MER0002014; COG:E; EggNog:ENOG503NU1N), producing MNPQPTAPRTPKSAAINGIIKEKQNRPDLETLKRLYQKLHADPELPGREEHTAHVVKTHLEALGFRVRARIGGHGVVGVLDNQRGPRGRTVLLKAELDALPIQEKTNLSYASTKRIKDPVDKKRKPVMHASGHDMHITMVLAAAALLQKAKKKWRGCLIVLFQPDSQGRGAKSMMESGLYDKFQFPNPNIVLCQHINNKSAGKLQLLRGNDLGERLSFLITIPGKGGHSTTPEGCINPILIASSLVPELQTMIQTLYNPNSPALVTCVRINAGHATNEIPDKAELTVEVRAFSGDMMKLLVEAIDLVVGKEFENAGVLKKKKTIQRLDQFVSPLINDPDALHKIGVQFEDYFGREQIQPMNLEMAMGKLGDDLAVLAREGIPHAYWTLRSTSPGIWDTYERDGRLHELPDTHTAEFAPAEEPTLSVGMEALAVAALTYLKTEGEF from the coding sequence ATGAATCCTCAACCAACGGCGCCTCGGACTCCCAAGTCCGCTGCCATTAacggcatcatcaaggagaagcagaaTCGACCCGACCTCGAAACACTCAAACGTCTCTACCAAAAGCTCCATGCAGACCCCGAGCTCCCCGGTCGCGAAGAGCATACTGCACATGTCGTAAAAACTCACCTCGAAGCTCTCGGGTTCAGAGTTCGTGCTCGCATCGGCGGCCACGGCGTTGTGGGAGTGTTAGACAACCAACGCGGGCCACGCGGCCGTACCGTTCTCCTCAAGGCCGAGCTCGATGCTCTGCCCATACAAGAGAAAACAAACCTATCATACGCAAGCACCAAAAGAATCAAAGATCCCGTCGACAAAAAAAGGAAGCCCGTCATGCACGCCTCCGGCCATGACATGCACATCACCATGGTCCTAGCCGCAGCAGCACTCCTCCAAAAGGCCAAAAAGAAGTGGCGTGGCTGCCTCATAGTTCTCTTCCAACCAGACTCACAAGGACGCGGTGCTAAGTCCATGATGGAATCCGGACTATACGACAAGTTCCAAtttcccaacccaaacaTCGTATTATGtcaacacatcaacaacaaaagcgCAGGCAAGCTTCAGCTTCTAAGGGGTAACGACCTAGGAGAAAGGTTATCATTTCTCATCACGATCCCCGGAAAGGGAGGGCACTCGACCACCCCGGAAGGCTGTATTAACCCCATTCTCATCGCCTCGTCGCTGGTGCCGGAACTCCAAACAATGATTCAAACGCTCTACAACCCAAACAGCCCCGCGCTTGTTACCTGCGTGAGAATAAACGCGGGCCACGCTACCAACGAAATCCCTGACAAGGCCGAGCTGACGGTCGAAGTCAGAGCCTTCTCTGGCGATATGATGAAGCTGCTCGTTGAGGCGATCGACCTCGTGGTGGGGAAGGAATTCGAGAACGCGGGAGtattgaagaagaagaaaacaatCCAGAGGCTTGACCAGTTTGTTTCACCGCTTATCAACGACCCAGATGCGCTACACAAAATTGGGGTGCAGTTTGAAGATTATTTTGGGCGGGAGCAGATTCAACCCATGAACCTGGAGATGGCTATGGGCAAGTTGGGTGATGATTTGGCTGTTCTTGCTCGAGAGGGCATTCCCCATGCGTATTGGACGCTTAGGAGCACGAGTCCGGGTATTTGGGACACGTATGAGAGGGACGGGCGTTTGCATGAGTTGCCGGATACCCACACGGCCGAGTTTGCACCGGCCGAGGAGCCCACGTTGAGCGTGGGGATGGAGGCgt